From one Psilocybe cubensis strain MGC-MH-2018 chromosome 13, whole genome shotgun sequence genomic stretch:
- a CDS encoding putative secreted protein (putative secreted protein ARB_07590) → MFNFFASAATLLTIATAALAAPQRSGESPGTIPVVVPAPAGFNITSLGVNGSGCPPGSTYYLLNPDRTAVTVTFSQFFAEAGPGIPISQNRKNCQLTLGVYVPPGFTFGIATVDYRGYYQLDKSVTAAQQSIYYFQGVVTQATARSDLTGPVDGADYTYRDAFDLVSTVTSPCGVSSVLNIQSDLRVSNSKNTKGSGYIATDSIDTALATTFNFQWQKC, encoded by the exons ATGTTCAACTTCTTTGCTTCTGCTGCCACTCTTCTTACTATCGCTACCGCTGCTTTGGCCGCTCCCCAGAGGTCTGGTGAAAGCCCTGGAACCATTCCAGTCGTTGTCCCAGCACCTGCCGGCTTCAACAT CACATCTCTTGGTGTCAATGGTTCGGGATGTCCTCCAGGATCCACCTACTACCTTCTCAACC CCGACCGCACTGCTGTTACTGTTACCTTCAGTCAGTTCTTCGCTGAAGCCGGCCCAGGAATCCCCATCAGCCAAAACCGCAAGAACTGTCAGTTGACTTTGGGAGTGTA CGTTCCTCCTGGCTTCACATTCGGCATTGCTACTGTCGACTAC CGTGGCTATTACCAACTCGACAAATCCGTTACTGCTGCCCAGCAATCTATCTATTACT TCCAAGGAGTTGTAACTCAAG CCACCGCACGTTCTGATCTCACCGGTCCCGTCGACG GTGCCGACTACACCTACCGTGATGCTTTCGACCTCGTCTCCACAGTCACGTCTCCATGTGGAGTCTCGTCTGTTCTCAACATCCAGAGTGACCTGCGCGTCAGCAACTCGAAGAACACCAAGGGAAGCGGCTACATTGCCACCGACTCT ATCGACACTGCTCTTGCTACG ACTTTCAACTTCCAATGGCAGAAGTGTTAA